Part of the Bacillus cereus group sp. RP43 genome is shown below.
GAGAATAAGCCACAAGCTTTAGTTTTAACACCGACGAGAGAGCTTGCGGTGCAAGTAAAAGAAGATATTACGAATATAGGCCGCTTCAAAAGAATTAAGGCTGCTGCAGTTTATGGTAAATCTCCATTTGCACGTCAAAAATTAGAGTTAAAGCAAAAAACACATATTGTAGTTGGGACTCCTGGCCGTGTGTTAGATCATATTGAAAAAGGTACTCTTTCTTTAGCGTGTTTGAAGTATTTAGTTATTGATGAAGCAGACGAAATGCTGAATATGGGCTTTATCGATCAAGTAGAGGCAATTATTGACGAGTTACCTACAAAACGAATGACAATGTTATTTTCGGCAACACTTCCAGAAGATGTTGAAAAGTTATCTCGTAAGTATATGGATTCGCCAACGCATATTGAAATTAAGGCTGCTGGGATTACAACAGATAAAATTGAACATACACTTTTTGAGACGAGAGAAGAGGAGAAGCTTTCACTTCTTAAAGATGTAACAACGATTGAGAATCCAGATAGTTGTATTATTTTTTGCCGTACACAAGAAAATGTAGATCACGTATTTAAACAGTTAGATCGTGTTAACTATCCTTGTGACAAAATACATGGTGGTATGGTACAAGAAGATCGTTTTGAAGTTATGGACGATTTTAGAAAAGGAAAGTTCCGTTATTTAGTAGCGACAGATGTAGCAGCTAGAGGAATTGATATTGATAATATTACACATGTTATTAACTATGATATTCCATTAGAAAAAGAAAGTTATGTACATCGTACGGGAAGAACGGGACGAGCTGGTAATAAAGGAAAAGCTATTACATTCATAACACCGTATGAAAATAGATTTTTAGAAGAGATTGAGGAGTACATCGGCTTTGAAATTCCAAAGGCGCTTGCACCTTCAAAGGAAGAAGTTATGAAAGGGAAAGCAGTATTTGAGGAAAAGATACATGCTAAACCAATTATAAAGAAAGATAAAAATGCGGACCTAAACAAAGGAATTATGAAATTGTACTTTAATGGCGGGAAGAAAAAGAAAATTAGGGCGGTAGATTTCGTCGGTACAATTGCTAAAATTAAAGGTGTTACAGCAGAAGATATAGGCATTATTACAATACAAGACAATGTTTCTTACGTTGAAATATTAAATGGAAAAGGACCACTTGTTTTAAAAATCATGAAAAACACAACGATTAAAGGGAAACAATTAAAGGTTCATGAAGCAATTAAATAAACAAAAAAACTATCCACTTCAAACAGGTGGATAGTTTTTTGTTTAAGATTCTTTGAGATCATCAACTAATTTTTCTGCTAAACGTCTATACATATTACTCATAGTTACGAAGGATGTTAGTAATAAAAACTTTTCTAGTGTTGGATCTTCTAAGGAAGAAACCTCATTTACTTCCGTAACGCGCTTATTTACGTCTTGCTTAAAGCTTTCCACATTGGTTTCAGTAAGAGAAAGATAATCTTTATATAGAGTATTTAATTCGAATGTATCATCGTTTATTAACGGTGCATTTATATTTTCTAAGGAGCTTTTTATATCATTAATGGAAAGTGCTCCTTTTAATTGATAAATTAAGCTGATTAAAATCATATGTTCTTTTGAATACTTTTTATTTTTGATAGGGATGAATAGTTTCCCTTTTGCGTAATTGTTAATCATTGTTTTTGTTAATACTTTTTCATCATCAGTTCTCGTTGTATCCGCATAAGTATTCTCAAATAGTTGGACAACTTGGTCTACATATAAGTCGACATTTGGGATATCCTCAAGTTTAATATTTTTTTCTAAATGTAATGATTCAAGTAATGTATTTA
Proteins encoded:
- a CDS encoding DEAD/DEAH box helicase translates to MSKKSFSDYALSKEIVRALTGLGYEHPTEVQGEVIPVALQKKDLVVKSQTGSGKTASFGIPLCEMVEWEENKPQALVLTPTRELAVQVKEDITNIGRFKRIKAAAVYGKSPFARQKLELKQKTHIVVGTPGRVLDHIEKGTLSLACLKYLVIDEADEMLNMGFIDQVEAIIDELPTKRMTMLFSATLPEDVEKLSRKYMDSPTHIEIKAAGITTDKIEHTLFETREEEKLSLLKDVTTIENPDSCIIFCRTQENVDHVFKQLDRVNYPCDKIHGGMVQEDRFEVMDDFRKGKFRYLVATDVAARGIDIDNITHVINYDIPLEKESYVHRTGRTGRAGNKGKAITFITPYENRFLEEIEEYIGFEIPKALAPSKEEVMKGKAVFEEKIHAKPIIKKDKNADLNKGIMKLYFNGGKKKKIRAVDFVGTIAKIKGVTAEDIGIITIQDNVSYVEILNGKGPLVLKIMKNTTIKGKQLKVHEAIK
- a CDS encoding DUF1836 domain-containing protein translates to MENINTLLESLHLEKNIKLEDIPNVDLYVDQVVQLFENTYADTTRTDDEKVLTKTMINNYAKGKLFIPIKNKKYSKEHMILISLIYQLKGALSINDIKSSLENINAPLINDDTFELNTLYKDYLSLTETNVESFKQDVNKRVTEVNEVSSLEDPTLEKFLLLTSFVTMSNMYRRLAEKLVDDLKES